The Gloeothece verrucosa PCC 7822 genome contains a region encoding:
- a CDS encoding PEP-CTERM sorting domain-containing protein, translating to MNTQIKCNSNYQQILKFSFAISASLGIWGSFPEKTTAAAINFGNAFVSKNWTLINTNANGSIDKSHVTSGIVILTGGNNRSNSSGITDWTIPIDFSRAGSVQFNWSYFTLDTPGFDSAGYLLNGNYTPLAVKDGEQSTSPVILTLKNGDVFGFRVATASNSDGPGELTIYGTYQTVVPEPLTILGAGTAVVIGTFFKRRIHKKD from the coding sequence ATGAATACACAAATTAAATGTAACTCCAATTATCAGCAAATTCTCAAGTTTAGTTTTGCCATTTCTGCGAGTCTTGGGATTTGGGGCAGTTTTCCTGAGAAAACGACAGCAGCAGCTATAAATTTTGGTAATGCTTTTGTTTCTAAAAATTGGACTTTAATTAACACTAATGCTAATGGAAGTATAGACAAAAGTCATGTCACATCAGGTATAGTTATTCTTACAGGAGGGAATAATCGAAGCAATTCATCTGGTATTACGGATTGGACTATCCCCATTGATTTCTCAAGGGCGGGTTCGGTTCAGTTTAACTGGAGCTATTTTACCTTGGATACTCCTGGCTTTGACTCAGCAGGTTATCTCCTCAATGGAAACTATACCCCTTTAGCTGTTAAAGATGGAGAACAAAGCACTTCGCCTGTAATTTTGACACTCAAGAATGGTGATGTCTTTGGTTTCCGAGTGGCAACTGCAAGTAATAGCGATGGTCCAGGTGAATTGACGATATATGGCACATATCAAACAGTAGTTCCCGAACCTTTAACAATTTTGGGAGCAGGGACGGCTGTTGTTATAGGCACATTTTTTAAGCGCCGAATCCATAAAAAGGATTAA
- a CDS encoding transposase: protein MVLSQVFERFVEASPVSVMVRGLLEKVLCPQKLDDLFERSTTTQYTRELLFSTVVEMMSSVACGIRPSIHAAYQAKVSNISVSVTSVYNKLNAMEPSVSAELVRETACEMEAIIRHLNGNLSDWLTGYRVKILDGNAIAASEHRLKPLRSCNSAQLPGQSLVVLDPVLMLAIDVFPTEDGHAQERSLLHKVLTTVEEDDVWIADRNFCTLNFLSGIVAQKGFFIIREHQCFPWYNEKALSYIGLVEGGEVFEQAITVSDDNGYLSTLRRIKVVLEEATRDGSDEIFILTNLPVTEVNALLVAQLYRKRWTLETLFQILTVIFNCEIKALGYPKAALFAFCVALVSYNILAVVLAALKSVHGSEKIEQEISSYYLAEEVRGIYQGMMIAIPPPEWNVFKQMSLIELTNELRHLAALINFSAFIRHPRSPKKTRRRFKRTPPPKRPHVSTGKILAKIQAKKRTP from the coding sequence ATGGTTCTCTCTCAAGTGTTTGAGCGTTTTGTCGAAGCCAGTCCGGTATCAGTAATGGTACGCGGACTTCTCGAAAAAGTTTTGTGCCCTCAAAAACTTGATGATTTATTTGAAAGAAGCACTACAACTCAGTACACAAGAGAGTTACTGTTTTCGACAGTTGTGGAGATGATGAGTAGCGTCGCTTGTGGGATTCGACCATCAATTCATGCCGCTTATCAGGCTAAAGTATCTAACATAAGTGTTTCGGTCACTTCTGTATATAATAAATTAAATGCAATGGAACCGAGTGTTAGCGCAGAACTGGTTCGAGAAACAGCCTGTGAGATGGAAGCGATTATTCGACATTTGAATGGAAATTTATCAGATTGGTTGACAGGTTATCGAGTTAAAATTTTAGATGGTAATGCAATAGCCGCAAGCGAACATCGTCTAAAACCATTACGCTCATGTAATAGTGCGCAGTTGCCTGGGCAATCATTAGTTGTACTTGACCCAGTTTTAATGTTAGCAATTGATGTCTTTCCAACAGAAGATGGTCATGCCCAAGAACGCTCTCTATTACATAAGGTTTTAACAACAGTAGAAGAAGATGATGTATGGATAGCTGACCGAAATTTCTGTACCTTAAACTTTTTAAGTGGTATCGTAGCTCAAAAAGGCTTTTTTATTATACGTGAACATCAATGTTTCCCTTGGTATAACGAAAAAGCTCTTAGTTATATTGGTTTAGTAGAAGGAGGTGAAGTTTTTGAACAAGCTATTACCGTTAGTGATGATAATGGATATTTATCCACTCTTAGACGCATTAAAGTTGTCTTAGAGGAAGCCACACGAGATGGATCAGATGAAATTTTTATTCTCACGAATCTTCCTGTAACTGAAGTCAATGCGCTTTTAGTTGCTCAACTCTACCGTAAACGCTGGACTCTTGAAACATTATTTCAAATTCTCACAGTTATTTTTAACTGTGAAATTAAAGCTCTTGGTTATCCCAAAGCGGCTTTATTTGCTTTTTGTGTTGCCTTGGTTTCTTATAATATTCTTGCTGTCGTTTTAGCTGCTCTTAAAAGCGTTCACGGCAGTGAAAAAATTGAACAAGAAATATCAAGCTATTATTTAGCTGAAGAAGTTCGTGGAATTTACCAAGGTATGATGATTGCTATTCCACCGCCGGAATGGAACGTTTTTAAACAAATGAGTCTAATTGAATTGACAAATGAGCTTCGGCATTTAGCGGCTCTGATTAATTTTTCCGCTTTTATACGTCATCCTCGCTCTCCTAAAAAGACAAGGCGACGATTTAAACGTACTCCTCCTCCCAAACGTCCTCATGTTTCTACTGGTAAAATTTTAGCCAAAATTCAGGCTAAAAAACGAACACCTTGA
- a CDS encoding cysteine peptidase family C39 domain-containing protein, producing MELAGAGGRWKTIDERKDAAVIQQVSDISCGAACGEMLLLDRGVIISQVLLASLTGIPSDVASLARALNNVDSEKSRSWAGGELIIPGATPTQLIQVLNTTGSWTAVLWEAGAKIGHFVIVDGLDDENNVKIRDPQGEGTKYKMELGEFLKHWNRQGVYLRKS from the coding sequence ATGGAATTAGCCGGTGCAGGAGGAAGATGGAAAACAATTGATGAAAGAAAAGACGCTGCTGTTATTCAACAGGTATCAGATATTTCTTGTGGAGCAGCTTGTGGGGAAATGCTGTTACTAGATAGAGGTGTTATTATCTCTCAAGTTTTGCTTGCTTCTTTAACGGGAATTCCTTCAGATGTAGCTAGTCTTGCTCGTGCATTAAATAATGTGGATTCAGAAAAGTCGCGGAGTTGGGCAGGTGGAGAATTGATTATACCAGGCGCTACTCCCACTCAGTTAATACAAGTTCTAAATACTACTGGTTCTTGGACGGCAGTTTTGTGGGAAGCCGGTGCAAAAATTGGGCACTTTGTTATTGTTGATGGCTTAGATGATGAGAATAATGTTAAAATTCGAGATCCACAGGGGGAGGGCACAAAGTATAAAATGGAACTAGGAGAATTTTTAAAACACTGGAATCGACAAGGAGTTTATTTGAGAAAATCATGA
- a CDS encoding NF038130 family PEP-CTERM protein, whose product MQKCLINILSGFSLVFFNSSAFAGSLTGATIGGTAPNDYLVFGVSGTQTLPIAKTSANIASVLDGAAATPTGNVELAASSEQTNFDFSKNTTLMGTIGGKSLILSSLTATDWFGATLNNAYGANNLANKWFNDFITKAGYGLFVGTSQAANMYNNFRADGGFLATSDPNISYVNQDDTTGVINIGLAGYINLKVAYANNPKFASFATLLPNGFQASEVVKYTYNGETNFLYGFQATNSGLNDGFGGHTGNFEVTINGIPPTATSIPEPSSIAGLMTLGLLGTTLIKRKKV is encoded by the coding sequence ATGCAAAAATGCTTAATTAATATTTTATCGGGTTTTAGTCTTGTATTTTTTAATAGTTCTGCATTTGCAGGAAGCTTAACAGGAGCAACTATAGGAGGAACAGCCCCCAATGATTATTTAGTTTTTGGCGTATCTGGAACTCAGACGCTTCCCATTGCCAAAACTTCAGCCAATATAGCATCAGTTTTAGACGGAGCGGCTGCCACTCCCACAGGTAACGTAGAATTAGCCGCCAGTAGTGAACAAACGAACTTTGATTTCAGCAAAAATACAACATTAATGGGGACTATTGGGGGTAAATCTTTGATTTTAAGTAGTCTTACGGCTACTGATTGGTTTGGAGCTACTCTTAATAACGCATACGGGGCGAATAACTTGGCTAACAAGTGGTTTAATGATTTCATCACCAAAGCCGGTTATGGTCTATTTGTCGGGACTAGCCAAGCGGCAAATATGTATAATAATTTTAGGGCGGATGGAGGATTTTTAGCCACCAGTGACCCGAATATCTCATACGTTAACCAAGATGATACAACAGGAGTAATTAATATTGGACTAGCAGGCTATATAAATTTAAAAGTAGCTTATGCTAATAATCCCAAATTTGCAAGTTTTGCAACTCTTTTACCGAATGGATTTCAAGCTAGTGAAGTTGTTAAATATACTTATAACGGAGAAACTAACTTTCTTTACGGTTTCCAGGCGACCAATTCCGGATTAAATGATGGATTCGGCGGTCATACGGGCAACTTTGAAGTTACTATTAATGGAATTCCTCCTACAGCCACCTCTATTCCCGAACCATCATCAATTGCGGGATTGATGACGTTAGGATTATTGGGCACGACTTTAATAAAACGCAAAAAAGTATAA